A single region of the Streptomyces sp. NBC_01262 genome encodes:
- a CDS encoding TerD family protein, with protein sequence MLIQKGMNVPVPAPVVRVELGWGTGPGVPDADASALLLAGGKVRSDADFVFYNQPADASGAVRHEGKAPSPAGGITDALTVDLARLEPAVETVVLAASADGGSFGQVPGLHVRVLDAGSGAEIARFDSADATVETAFVLGELYRRQGAWKFRAVGQGYESGLAGLATDFGITVEDEPPVPPPAQPAVPAPYAPPAPPAMPPGPPPSMPMAPPPPPPRSGPPAAPVSLSKITLTKHAPSVSLTKQGGTSGAMRVNLNWQTGGQSGGQSRPGSSGGGWMRKLAKVAGPAGPSPTTDLDLCALWELNDGRRGIVQAVGGNFGSLDGIPYIHLDGDDRTGAVATGENLTVNLDHAAEFRRILIFVIIYQGSGGFAGLHATVTLQPQFGAPVDFSLDECTVPSRVCALALITNQGGDLVVQRESRYLPPQPGISMQQTADMAYGWGLQWHPARK encoded by the coding sequence ATGCTGATTCAGAAGGGCATGAACGTGCCGGTGCCCGCGCCGGTCGTGCGCGTGGAGCTCGGCTGGGGTACGGGGCCCGGCGTGCCGGACGCCGACGCGTCCGCGCTGTTGCTCGCGGGCGGGAAGGTGCGCTCGGACGCGGACTTCGTGTTCTACAACCAGCCCGCCGACGCCTCGGGCGCCGTACGCCACGAGGGCAAGGCCCCCTCCCCGGCGGGCGGCATCACCGATGCCCTGACCGTCGACCTGGCGCGCCTGGAGCCCGCCGTGGAGACGGTCGTGCTGGCGGCCTCGGCTGATGGCGGGAGCTTCGGGCAGGTGCCGGGGCTGCATGTGCGGGTCCTGGACGCGGGCAGCGGGGCGGAGATCGCGCGGTTCGACAGCGCGGACGCGACCGTGGAGACGGCGTTCGTGCTGGGGGAGCTGTACCGCAGGCAGGGCGCGTGGAAGTTCCGGGCGGTCGGGCAGGGATACGAGAGCGGGCTGGCCGGTCTGGCGACGGACTTCGGCATCACGGTGGAGGACGAGCCCCCGGTGCCCCCGCCCGCGCAGCCCGCCGTGCCCGCCCCGTACGCCCCGCCCGCCCCGCCGGCGATGCCGCCCGGCCCGCCGCCGTCCATGCCGATGGCCCCGCCTCCGCCTCCTCCCCGGTCCGGGCCCCCGGCTGCGCCGGTGAGCCTCAGCAAGATCACGCTGACCAAGCACGCGCCCTCCGTGTCGCTCACCAAGCAGGGCGGCACCTCCGGCGCGATGCGCGTCAACCTCAACTGGCAGACCGGCGGTCAGTCCGGCGGGCAGTCCCGCCCCGGCTCCTCCGGTGGCGGCTGGATGCGCAAGCTCGCCAAGGTGGCGGGGCCCGCGGGACCGTCGCCCACCACCGACCTCGACCTGTGCGCGCTGTGGGAGCTGAACGACGGCCGCAGGGGCATCGTTCAGGCCGTCGGCGGCAACTTCGGCTCGCTGGACGGGATTCCGTACATCCATCTCGACGGCGACGACCGCACCGGCGCGGTCGCGACCGGCGAGAACCTCACCGTCAACCTCGACCATGCCGCCGAGTTCCGCCGGATCCTGATCTTCGTGATCATCTACCAGGGCAGCGGCGGCTTCGCAGGCCTGCACGCCACCGTCACCCTCCAGCCGCAGTTCGGCGCGCCGGTCGACTTCTCGCTCGACGAGTGCACCGTGCCCTCCCGGGTCTGCGCACTCGCGCTCATCACCAATCAGGGCGGCGATCTGGTCGTGCAGCGCGAGTCCCGCTATCTGCCGCCGCAGCCGGGGATCAGCATGCAGCAGACGGCGGACATGGCGTACGGGTGGGGCCTGCAGTGGCACCCGGCCCGCAAATGA
- a CDS encoding pentapeptide repeat-containing protein, giving the protein MGRVTDAKELQADCANCFGLCCVALPFAASADFAVDKAAGKPCGNLQADFRCGIHTRLRERGFSGCTVFDCFGAGQKVSQVTFGGKDWRQAPDTARQMFDVFPVMRMLHELLRYVTEALALPSAAPVHGALRSARDELDRHTRSSPEALTGLDMAAVRHEVNESLVRASELVRAAVPGRRRNHRGADLIGARLRGADLRGASLRGALLIAADLRGADLRTADLIGADLRDADLRGADLTGAVFVTQSQINAARGDADTRLPPQLGRPAHW; this is encoded by the coding sequence ATGGGCCGGGTGACCGACGCGAAAGAACTCCAGGCCGATTGCGCGAACTGCTTCGGGCTGTGCTGTGTGGCGCTGCCGTTCGCCGCCTCCGCCGACTTCGCGGTCGACAAGGCCGCCGGGAAGCCGTGCGGGAATCTGCAGGCCGACTTCCGCTGCGGCATCCACACCCGCCTGCGCGAGCGGGGTTTCTCCGGCTGTACCGTCTTCGACTGCTTCGGCGCGGGCCAGAAGGTCTCCCAGGTCACCTTCGGCGGCAAGGACTGGCGGCAGGCCCCGGACACCGCGCGGCAGATGTTCGACGTCTTTCCCGTCATGCGCATGCTGCACGAGCTGCTCCGGTACGTCACCGAAGCGCTCGCGCTGCCGTCGGCCGCCCCGGTCCACGGCGCCCTGCGCAGCGCGCGCGACGAGCTGGACCGCCACACGCGCAGCAGCCCCGAGGCCCTGACCGGGCTGGACATGGCGGCGGTCCGCCACGAGGTCAACGAGTCGCTGGTGCGCGCGAGCGAACTCGTACGGGCGGCCGTCCCCGGTCGCAGGCGCAACCACCGCGGAGCCGACCTCATCGGGGCCCGGCTGCGCGGTGCGGACCTGCGGGGCGCCAGCCTGCGCGGGGCCCTGCTCATCGCGGCCGACCTGCGCGGCGCGGATCTGCGGACGGCCGACCTGATCGGCGCCGACCTGCGCGATGCCGACCTGCGCGGCGCCGATCTCACCGGTGCCGTCTTCGTCACCCAGTCGCAGATCAACGCCGCCAGGGGCGACGCGGACACCAGGCTGCCGCCGCAGCTCGGCCGCCCGGCGCACTGGTGA
- a CDS encoding SUKH-4 family immunity protein, whose translation MTEPEAALARTSPDEAAARLLQWWHGETPGPGSPWTHLVDAGGHGGRRPVLDSVHEAVPESVLLDVTGLSSEEVIRRVSESAGVDPGTRDRSRWLLDMRRLPARRLVLLANVHRMGGTRRSHEPERLLGGILPALCLPDGLRVVAQLRTAEPLQPSATGSQVVRADRAEPGADVPDVPDALRALALAEPRVVPLPVWVELALALGLEDENETTLNALADRSPQWFAVHEDGVAFADEGLAEVIRERTGPEVLTRLNGRLLDRLRESAPRLRHAEGWPAAGPTGAYAAAGLAMHAVQAGRFEELLADGGLVAYLPQTSLMDAARDAAPGFGAVPGNTAAADAMYLWPYGVIPPRQAEWASWLQLMATARNDHAFAAAIADSGLELPWKARWTKWRPPGGCHVRYLLPGANGLTEVRWQGRPAVAGLNNWTEQTTVRDLATGELLAGPWDDGDIPAEHHTDLTWPPGSGQDGPGPVTFEDLDDAVPDGADVHYSLLASPALTAGELVIIGGTGGVFALEPAKGTEFTGLNSPNTAPLSGPYAAVADATTPVDAPPPGPADLAELYGPGAIRVLADDEIPAALTDDAARRTLARFGLPALNDQWGLGISPWGEDGFDVFAEVPWPSDPGIQAPAETGPFLRIGWWMGGALVVDGPTGHVLRIPSEPGEDHLAALPAATGLENFLTMVALWITGLRTKAAIENRDETHLLTQHVLGALWAADTTGGDAPAWSYAFLND comes from the coding sequence ATGACCGAACCGGAAGCGGCGCTCGCCAGGACGTCACCGGACGAGGCCGCTGCCCGGCTCCTTCAGTGGTGGCACGGCGAAACGCCCGGCCCCGGCAGCCCGTGGACACACCTGGTGGACGCGGGCGGACACGGCGGACGCCGCCCGGTCCTGGACAGCGTGCACGAAGCGGTCCCGGAGAGCGTCCTGCTCGACGTGACCGGGCTGAGCAGCGAAGAAGTCATCCGGCGGGTCTCGGAGTCTGCCGGCGTCGATCCGGGGACCCGGGACCGCTCGCGCTGGCTCCTGGACATGCGCCGGCTGCCCGCCCGCCGGCTCGTCCTCCTGGCCAACGTCCACCGGATGGGCGGGACGCGCCGGTCGCACGAGCCCGAGCGGCTCCTCGGCGGGATCCTCCCGGCCCTGTGCCTCCCGGATGGCCTGCGGGTCGTGGCCCAGCTGCGGACGGCCGAACCGCTTCAGCCGTCCGCCACCGGCTCCCAGGTGGTACGCGCGGACCGGGCCGAGCCCGGGGCCGACGTCCCCGACGTCCCCGACGCGCTGCGCGCCCTCGCCCTCGCCGAGCCCCGGGTCGTACCGCTGCCGGTGTGGGTGGAACTCGCGCTGGCCCTGGGCCTCGAAGACGAGAACGAGACAACCCTGAACGCGCTCGCGGATCGGTCCCCGCAGTGGTTCGCCGTCCACGAGGACGGTGTGGCCTTCGCGGACGAGGGCCTGGCCGAGGTGATCCGCGAGCGGACCGGGCCCGAGGTCCTGACCCGGCTCAACGGGCGCCTGCTGGACCGCCTCCGGGAGTCGGCCCCCCGGCTGCGCCACGCCGAGGGATGGCCCGCCGCCGGGCCCACGGGGGCGTACGCCGCCGCCGGACTGGCGATGCACGCCGTCCAGGCCGGCCGCTTCGAGGAACTTCTCGCCGACGGCGGTCTCGTGGCGTACCTGCCGCAGACCTCTCTCATGGATGCGGCGCGCGATGCCGCCCCCGGCTTCGGCGCGGTTCCCGGCAACACCGCCGCCGCCGACGCGATGTACCTGTGGCCGTACGGAGTGATCCCGCCGCGGCAGGCCGAGTGGGCGTCCTGGCTCCAGCTGATGGCGACCGCCCGCAACGACCACGCCTTCGCCGCCGCGATCGCCGATTCGGGACTGGAGCTGCCCTGGAAGGCCAGGTGGACGAAGTGGCGCCCGCCGGGGGGCTGCCACGTCCGCTACCTGCTGCCGGGAGCGAACGGGCTGACCGAGGTGCGCTGGCAGGGGCGGCCCGCCGTTGCGGGCCTCAACAACTGGACGGAGCAGACGACCGTCCGGGACCTCGCCACCGGTGAGCTGCTGGCCGGCCCATGGGACGACGGGGACATCCCGGCCGAGCACCACACCGATCTGACCTGGCCCCCCGGCTCGGGCCAGGACGGCCCGGGACCCGTCACCTTCGAGGACCTCGACGACGCCGTGCCCGACGGCGCGGACGTCCACTACTCCCTGCTCGCCAGTCCCGCTCTCACGGCCGGCGAGCTGGTGATCATCGGCGGCACGGGCGGCGTCTTCGCCCTGGAACCCGCCAAGGGCACGGAGTTCACCGGCCTCAACTCCCCGAACACCGCGCCGCTGTCCGGCCCGTACGCCGCCGTCGCCGACGCGACCACCCCGGTGGACGCCCCGCCGCCCGGCCCCGCCGACCTCGCCGAGCTGTACGGACCCGGCGCGATCCGCGTCCTCGCCGATGACGAGATCCCCGCCGCGCTCACCGACGACGCTGCGCGGCGCACCCTCGCCCGGTTCGGCCTGCCCGCCCTGAACGACCAGTGGGGACTGGGCATCTCACCTTGGGGTGAAGACGGATTCGACGTTTTCGCCGAGGTCCCCTGGCCCTCGGACCCGGGCATCCAGGCCCCCGCCGAGACCGGCCCCTTCCTCCGGATCGGCTGGTGGATGGGCGGCGCACTCGTCGTCGACGGCCCCACCGGTCACGTCCTGCGGATCCCCTCCGAGCCGGGTGAAGACCACCTCGCCGCCCTTCCGGCGGCGACCGGCCTGGAGAACTTCCTCACCATGGTGGCCCTGTGGATCACCGGGCTGCGCACCAAGGCGGCCATCGAGAACCGCGACGAGACCCACCTGCTGACCCAGCACGTGCTGGGCGCCCTGTGGGCTGCCGACACCACGGGAGGCGACGCGCCGGCCTGGTCGTACGCTTTCCTCAACGACTAG